The following proteins are encoded in a genomic region of Kosakonia oryzae:
- the hflD gene encoding high frequency lysogenization protein HflD, protein MAKNYYDITLALAGICQSARLVQQLAHQGHCDADALHVSLNSVIDLNPDSTLSVFGGSETNLRTGLETLLGVLNASSRQGLNGELTRYTLSMMVLERKLAGSKGAMETLGNRIAGLQRQLEHFDLQSETLLSAMASIYVDVISPLGPRIQVTGSPAVLQSPQVQAKVRATLLAGIRAAVLWHQVGGGRLQLMFSRNRLSTQAKQILAHC, encoded by the coding sequence GTGGCGAAGAACTATTACGATATTACCCTCGCGCTGGCAGGCATTTGCCAGTCCGCACGGCTGGTGCAGCAACTGGCGCACCAGGGGCATTGTGACGCCGACGCGCTGCACGTTTCGCTCAATAGCGTTATCGATCTCAACCCGGACTCCACGCTCAGCGTGTTCGGCGGCAGTGAAACCAACCTGCGTACCGGGCTGGAGACGCTGCTTGGCGTGTTGAACGCCAGTAGTCGCCAGGGTCTGAATGGTGAATTAACCCGCTACACTCTTTCTATGATGGTTCTGGAGCGTAAACTTGCCGGCAGCAAAGGGGCAATGGAGACGCTCGGTAACCGTATTGCCGGGTTACAGCGCCAGCTTGAGCACTTCGATCTGCAATCAGAGACGCTGCTCAGCGCGATGGCCAGTATTTATGTTGACGTTATCAGCCCGCTGGGGCCGCGCATTCAGGTCACCGGCTCGCCCGCCGTGCTGCAAAGCCCGCAGGTGCAGGCAAAAGTACGCGCCACGCTGCTCGCCGGGATCCGCGCCGCCGTGCTGTGGCATCAGGTCGGCGGGGGCCGCCTGCAATTAATGTTTTCCCGAAATCGCCTGTCGACACAGGCCAAACAAATTCTCGCTCATTGTTAA
- the purB gene encoding adenylosuccinate lyase, which yields MELSSLTAVSPVDGRYGDKVSALRGIFSEFGLLKFRVQVEVRWLQKLAAHAAIKEVPAFAAHANGYLDKIVEDFSEEDAARIKTIERTTNHDVKAVEYFLKEKVADIAELHAVSEFIHFACTSEDINNLSHALMLKTARDEVILPYWRKIIDAVKDLAVQYRDIPLLSRTHGQPATPSTMGKEMANVAYRMERQFRQLNQVEILGKINGAVGNYNAHIAAYPEVDWHQFSEEFVTSLGIQWNPYTTQIEPHDYIAELFDCMARFNTILIDFDRDIWGYVALNHFKQKTIAGEIGSSTMPHKVNPIDFENSEGNLGLSNAVLQHLASKLPVSRWQRDLTDSTVLRNLGVGVGYALIAYQSTLKGVSKLEVNRDRLLDELDHNWEVLAEPIQTVMRRYGIEKPYEKLKELTRGKRVDAEGMKQFIDSLALPDDEKARLKAMTPANYIGRAITMVDELK from the coding sequence ATGGAATTATCCTCACTGACCGCCGTTTCCCCTGTCGATGGACGCTACGGCGATAAAGTCAGCGCACTGCGCGGGATCTTCAGCGAATTCGGTTTGCTGAAATTTCGTGTTCAGGTTGAAGTACGCTGGCTGCAAAAACTGGCGGCGCACGCGGCGATCAAGGAAGTTCCTGCTTTTGCTGCCCACGCAAACGGTTACCTCGATAAAATCGTCGAAGACTTCAGTGAAGAAGATGCCGCCCGCATTAAAACTATCGAGCGCACCACTAACCACGATGTCAAAGCGGTCGAATATTTTCTGAAAGAGAAAGTGGCCGATATCGCCGAACTGCACGCGGTATCTGAATTTATTCACTTTGCCTGCACCTCGGAAGATATTAACAACCTCTCCCACGCGCTGATGCTGAAAACCGCCCGTGACGAAGTGATCCTGCCTTACTGGCGCAAGATCATCGACGCGGTAAAAGATCTGGCGGTGCAGTATCGTGATATTCCGCTTCTCTCGCGCACCCACGGCCAGCCGGCAACGCCGTCCACCATGGGTAAAGAGATGGCCAACGTCGCTTACCGTATGGAGCGTCAATTCCGCCAACTGAACCAGGTGGAAATTCTCGGCAAAATCAACGGCGCGGTAGGAAACTACAACGCCCACATCGCCGCTTATCCGGAAGTGGACTGGCATCAGTTCAGCGAAGAGTTCGTCACCTCGCTCGGGATCCAGTGGAACCCGTACACCACGCAGATTGAGCCGCATGATTATATCGCGGAGCTATTTGACTGCATGGCGCGCTTCAACACCATCCTGATCGACTTCGACCGTGATATCTGGGGCTACGTTGCGCTGAACCACTTCAAGCAGAAAACCATTGCCGGTGAAATTGGTTCTTCCACCATGCCGCACAAAGTTAACCCGATCGACTTTGAGAACTCCGAAGGCAACCTCGGTCTGTCAAACGCCGTGTTGCAGCATCTGGCGAGCAAACTGCCGGTTTCCCGCTGGCAGCGCGATCTGACCGACTCGACGGTATTGCGTAATCTTGGTGTTGGCGTTGGCTACGCGCTGATCGCTTACCAGTCAACGTTGAAAGGCGTAAGCAAACTGGAAGTGAACCGCGATCGTCTGCTCGACGAGCTCGATCACAACTGGGAAGTGCTGGCCGAGCCGATCCAGACCGTGATGCGCCGTTACGGCATCGAAAAACCGTACGAGAAGTTAAAAGAACTGACCCGCGGCAAACGCGTTGACGCTGAAGGGATGAAGCAGTTTATCGATAGCCTGGCGCTGCCGGACGACGAAAAAGCACGTCTGAAAGCGATGACGCCGGCCAACTATATCGGTCGTGCCATCACTATGGTTGATGAATTAAAGTAA
- the phoP gene encoding two-component system response regulator PhoP, producing MRVLVVEDNALLRHHLKVQLQELGHQVDAAEDAREADYFLNEHLPDIAIVDLGLPDEDGLSLIRRWRSHEVSLPVLVLTAREGWQDKVEVLSAGADDYVTKPFHIEEVVARIQALMRRNSGLASQLISMPPFQVDLSRRELSVNDEVVKLTAFEYTIMETLIRNSGKVVSKDSLMLQLYPDAELRESHTIDVLMGRLRKKIQAQYPNDVITTVRGQGYLFELPK from the coding sequence ATGCGCGTTCTCGTTGTGGAAGATAATGCTCTGCTGCGCCACCACTTAAAAGTTCAGTTACAGGAACTGGGACATCAGGTTGACGCGGCGGAAGATGCCAGGGAAGCGGATTACTTTCTGAACGAACATCTGCCGGACATCGCCATTGTCGATCTCGGTCTGCCGGATGAAGATGGTCTGTCGCTGATCCGCCGCTGGCGCAGCCATGAGGTTTCGCTGCCGGTGTTGGTTCTGACTGCCCGCGAAGGCTGGCAGGATAAAGTCGAAGTGCTGAGCGCGGGCGCCGACGACTACGTCACCAAACCCTTCCATATTGAAGAGGTGGTGGCGCGCATTCAGGCGCTGATGCGCCGTAACAGCGGTCTGGCCTCGCAACTGATCTCAATGCCGCCTTTCCAGGTCGATCTTTCACGCCGGGAACTCTCCGTGAATGATGAAGTGGTGAAACTCACCGCCTTTGAATACACCATTATGGAAACGCTGATCCGCAACAGTGGCAAAGTGGTCAGCAAAGATTCGTTGATGTTGCAGCTTTATCCCGATGCAGAACTGCGCGAAAGCCACACCATCGATGTGCTGATGGGGCGGTTACGTAAAAAAATCCAGGCGCAGTATCCCAATGACGTCATCACTACGGTGCGCGGCCAGGGCTATTTATTTGAATTGCCGAAATGA
- the phoQ gene encoding two-component system sensor histidine kinase PhoQ, giving the protein MRRLLRHIMPLSLRVRFLLATAAVVMVLSLAYGAVALVGYSVSFDKTTFRLLRGESNLFYTLAKWENNQLSVELPENLNLQSPTVALIYDKNNKLIWSQKDVPWLQKMIEPDWLTANGFHEIEADVDASSTLVDDDHSIAEELREIRNDDSNSEMTHSVAVNIYPATTRMPQLTIVVVDTIPIELKGSNMVWNWFIYVLAANLLLVVPLLWMAAWWSLRPIEDLAREVRELEEHHREQLNPETTRELTSLVSNLNRLLKSERDRYDKYRTTLTDLTHSLKTPLAVLQSTLRSLRGEKMSLAEAEPLMLEQISRISQQIGYYLHRATMRGSSGLLSRELHPIAPLLDNLTSALNKVYQRKGVNITLDISPEISFVGEQNDFMEVMGNLLDNACKYCLEFVEVSARQTEDTLHIMVDDDGPGIPIAKREMVFDRGQRADTLRPGQGVGLSVAREIVDQYEGQILTGESLLGGARMEVIFGRQHTSAAGD; this is encoded by the coding sequence ATGAGACGCCTGTTGCGACACATCATGCCGCTGTCATTGCGGGTTCGCTTTTTACTCGCCACGGCAGCCGTCGTGATGGTGCTCTCGCTGGCGTATGGCGCGGTGGCACTGGTGGGTTACAGCGTCAGTTTTGATAAAACCACCTTCCGTCTGCTACGCGGCGAAAGTAACCTCTTTTACACCCTGGCGAAGTGGGAAAATAACCAGCTCAGCGTTGAGTTGCCGGAAAATCTCAACCTGCAAAGCCCGACGGTGGCGCTTATCTATGATAAGAACAACAAACTGATCTGGTCGCAGAAAGATGTGCCGTGGTTGCAGAAAATGATCGAGCCGGATTGGCTAACAGCCAACGGTTTCCACGAAATTGAAGCTGATGTCGATGCCAGCAGTACGCTGGTGGATGACGACCATTCCATCGCGGAAGAGCTGAGAGAGATCCGCAACGACGACAGCAATTCGGAAATGACCCACTCCGTGGCTGTGAATATTTACCCCGCCACAACGCGCATGCCACAACTGACCATCGTGGTTGTCGATACCATTCCTATCGAGCTTAAAGGCTCCAATATGGTCTGGAACTGGTTTATCTATGTACTGGCTGCCAACCTGCTGCTGGTGGTGCCATTGCTGTGGATGGCGGCATGGTGGAGCCTGCGGCCGATTGAAGATCTGGCGCGGGAAGTGCGCGAGCTGGAAGAGCATCACCGTGAGCAACTCAACCCGGAAACCACCCGCGAGCTGACCAGCCTGGTGAGCAACCTGAACCGTCTATTGAAGAGTGAGCGCGATCGCTACGACAAATATCGCACGACGTTGACCGATCTCACCCACAGCCTGAAAACGCCGCTGGCAGTATTGCAGAGCACATTACGATCGCTGCGCGGCGAGAAGATGAGCCTTGCCGAAGCAGAACCCTTAATGCTGGAGCAGATCAGCCGTATTTCGCAGCAAATTGGTTACTATCTGCATCGGGCAACCATGCGCGGCAGCAGCGGTCTGTTGAGCCGCGAACTGCATCCCATTGCGCCGTTGCTTGATAACCTCACCTCGGCGCTGAACAAGGTTTACCAACGCAAAGGTGTGAATATCACACTCGATATCTCGCCGGAAATCAGCTTTGTTGGCGAGCAGAATGACTTTATGGAAGTGATGGGCAATCTGCTGGATAACGCCTGTAAATACTGCCTTGAATTTGTGGAAGTTTCCGCCCGGCAAACCGAAGACACGCTGCATATTATGGTTGACGACGATGGCCCGGGGATCCCGATTGCGAAACGCGAAATGGTTTTTGATCGCGGGCAGCGCGCCGATACGCTGCGTCCCGGTCAGGGCGTCGGGCTTTCCGTGGCGCGGGAGATCGTGGACCAGTATGAAGGGCAAATTCTGACCGGCGAGAGCCTGCTTGGCGGAGCCAGAATGGAAGTGATTTTTGGTCGGCAGCACACCAGCGCCGCCGGTGACTGA
- a CDS encoding ribosomal protein uL16 3-hydroxylase codes for MEYHVEINWPDFIQRYWQKRPVVLKRGIKNFVDPISPDELAGLAMENEVDSRLVSHLDGKWQVGHGPFQSYDHLGESNWSLLVQAVNHWHQPAAALMRPFRALPDWRTDDLMISFSVPGGGVGPHLDQYDVFIIQGTGRRRWRVGEKTSLKQHCPHPDLLQVDPFEAIIDEELEPGDILYIPPGFPHEGYSLENSLNYSVGFRAPSGRELISGFADYVLQRELGSQRYSDPDVPQRAHPADILPEEVDKLREMMLNLINQPAQFNDWLGEFISQSRHELDVAPPEPPYQPDEIYDALQQGDKLVRLGGLRVLRIGEDVFVNGEKVDTPHRPALNALAGDIVLTGENFGDALEDPSFLAMLAALVNSGYWFFED; via the coding sequence ATGGAATATCACGTAGAGATAAACTGGCCAGACTTTATTCAACGCTACTGGCAAAAACGCCCGGTAGTGCTGAAACGTGGAATTAAAAATTTCGTCGATCCTATCAGCCCTGACGAACTGGCCGGGCTGGCAATGGAAAATGAAGTGGACAGCCGACTGGTCAGCCATCTTGATGGCAAATGGCAGGTCGGACACGGGCCGTTCCAGAGCTATGATCACCTGGGCGAAAGCAACTGGTCGCTGCTGGTGCAGGCGGTTAACCACTGGCATCAACCTGCCGCCGCGCTGATGCGCCCGTTCCGCGCCCTACCCGACTGGCGTACCGACGATCTGATGATCTCTTTCTCCGTGCCGGGTGGCGGCGTAGGCCCGCACCTCGACCAGTATGATGTGTTTATTATTCAGGGCACCGGCCGTCGTCGCTGGCGCGTGGGCGAAAAAACGTCGCTCAAGCAGCACTGCCCGCACCCGGATTTGCTTCAGGTCGATCCATTCGAGGCAATTATCGATGAAGAGCTGGAGCCGGGCGATATTCTCTACATTCCGCCGGGATTCCCGCATGAAGGCTATTCGCTGGAAAACTCGCTGAACTATTCGGTCGGTTTTCGTGCGCCAAGCGGCCGCGAATTGATCAGCGGTTTCGCCGATTACGTTTTACAGCGTGAATTAGGCAGCCAGCGTTACAGCGATCCGGACGTGCCGCAGCGTGCGCATCCAGCGGATATTCTGCCGGAAGAGGTGGATAAACTGCGTGAGATGATGCTGAACCTGATCAACCAGCCCGCACAGTTTAACGACTGGCTGGGCGAGTTTATTTCCCAGTCGCGCCATGAACTGGATGTCGCGCCACCGGAACCGCCGTATCAGCCGGATGAAATCTATGATGCGCTGCAACAGGGTGACAAGCTGGTGCGTCTGGGCGGCCTGCGCGTGCTGCGTATTGGCGAAGACGTCTTCGTAAACGGTGAGAAAGTGGATACGCCGCACCGCCCGGCGCTGAATGCGCTGGCAGGCGATATCGTATTAACCGGTGAGAACTTTGGCGATGCGCTGGAAGACCCGTCATTCCTCGCCATGCTCGCCGCACTGGTCAACAGCGGTTACTGGTTCTTCGAGGATTAA
- the pepT gene encoding peptidase T: protein MDKLLERFLQYVSLDTQSKPGVRQVPSTDGQWKLLRLLQAQLEELGLENVTLSDKGTVMAKLPANVQTPVPAIGFISHVDTSPDCSGKNVNPQILENYRGGDIALGIGDEILSPVMFPVLHQLLGQTLITTDGKTLLGADDKAGVAEIMTALAVLKKENIPHGDICVAFTPDEEVGKGAKHFDVEAFGAKWAYTVDGGGVGELEYENFNAASVDIKIVGNNVHPGTAKGVMVNALTLASKIHALVPEEESPEQTEGYEGFYHLTSIKGTVERAEMHYIIRDFDRKAFEARKRKMMEIAKKVGKGLHPDCYIELAIEDSYYNMRDKVVEFPHILEVAQQAMRDCDIEPDMKPIRGGTDGAQLSFMGLPCPNLFTGGYNYHGKHEFVTLEGMEKAVRVIVRIAELTAKGH, encoded by the coding sequence ATGGACAAATTATTAGAGCGTTTTTTACAGTACGTTTCACTGGATACTCAATCTAAGCCCGGCGTCCGCCAGGTGCCAAGTACGGACGGTCAGTGGAAGCTCCTGCGTTTACTTCAGGCCCAACTCGAAGAGCTGGGGCTGGAAAATGTGACGTTAAGCGACAAAGGCACGGTGATGGCGAAGCTGCCTGCGAACGTGCAAACGCCGGTTCCGGCGATCGGTTTTATTTCCCATGTCGATACTTCCCCGGATTGCAGCGGGAAAAACGTCAACCCGCAAATCCTTGAAAACTATCGCGGCGGCGATATCGCGCTCGGCATCGGCGATGAAATTCTCTCGCCGGTGATGTTTCCGGTGCTGCATCAGTTGCTGGGGCAGACGCTGATCACGACCGACGGCAAAACGCTGCTCGGCGCGGATGATAAGGCGGGCGTTGCGGAAATCATGACCGCGCTGGCGGTGCTGAAAAAGGAAAATATTCCGCACGGCGACATCTGCGTGGCCTTCACCCCGGACGAGGAAGTTGGCAAAGGGGCGAAACATTTTGACGTTGAAGCGTTTGGCGCGAAATGGGCATATACCGTTGATGGCGGCGGTGTAGGTGAGCTGGAGTATGAGAACTTCAACGCCGCATCGGTGGATATCAAAATTGTCGGCAACAACGTGCATCCTGGCACGGCGAAAGGGGTGATGGTCAACGCTCTGACGCTCGCCAGCAAGATCCATGCGCTGGTGCCGGAAGAGGAGAGCCCGGAACAGACCGAAGGCTATGAGGGCTTCTATCATCTGACCAGTATCAAAGGCACGGTTGAACGCGCCGAGATGCACTACATCATCCGTGATTTTGATCGTAAAGCCTTCGAAGCGCGTAAACGTAAGATGATGGAAATTGCCAAGAAAGTGGGTAAAGGGCTGCACCCGGATTGCTATATCGAACTGGCGATTGAAGACAGCTACTACAACATGCGCGATAAAGTGGTGGAATTCCCGCATATCCTGGAAGTCGCTCAGCAGGCGATGCGCGACTGCGACATCGAACCGGACATGAAACCGATTCGCGGCGGCACCGACGGCGCGCAGCTCTCCTTTATGGGCTTGCCATGTCCGAACCTGTTTACCGGCGGCTATAACTACCACGGCAAGCATGAATTTGTGACGCTGGAAGGGATGGAAAAAGCGGTGCGGGTGATTGTTCGTATCGCCGAGTTGACCGCAAAAGGGCACTAA
- the potA gene encoding spermidine/putrescine ABC transporter ATP-binding protein PotA, whose product MRCANTGQSKKLNTQSRSPLVQLAGIRKSFDGKNVISDFNLTINNGEFLTLLGPSGCGKTTVLRLIAGLENVDAGYIRLDDQEITNVPAEHRHVNTVFQSYALFPHMTVFENVAFGLRMQKTPASEIAPRVTEALRMVQLDEFAQRKPHQLSGGQQQRVAIARAVVNKPRLLLLDESLSALDYKLRKQMQNELKALQRKLGITFVFVTHDQEEALTMSDRIVVMRDGRIEQDGTPREIYEEPKNLFVASFIGEINIFNATVLERLDETRVRASVEGRECTIHVNFAVEKGQRLNVLLRPEDLRVEEVHDVAEVAGLIGYVRERNYKGMTLESMVELENGKMVMVSEFFNEDDPDFDHSLDQKMAINWVESWEVVLADEEDK is encoded by the coding sequence ATTCGATGCGCAAACACGGGACAGAGTAAAAAATTGAACACACAATCGCGTTCGCCACTGGTGCAACTGGCCGGTATTCGCAAAAGCTTTGATGGCAAAAATGTCATTTCCGATTTTAATCTCACCATCAATAACGGCGAATTTCTCACCCTGCTTGGCCCCTCCGGCTGTGGTAAAACCACCGTTCTGCGCCTGATTGCCGGGCTGGAAAACGTCGATGCCGGTTACATCCGCCTCGATGACCAGGAGATAACGAACGTTCCGGCAGAACACCGCCATGTGAATACCGTTTTTCAAAGCTACGCCCTCTTCCCGCACATGACCGTTTTCGAAAACGTGGCATTTGGTCTGCGAATGCAAAAAACCCCGGCCAGCGAAATCGCGCCGCGCGTCACCGAAGCGCTGCGCATGGTGCAGCTTGATGAGTTCGCCCAGCGTAAACCGCATCAGCTCTCCGGCGGCCAGCAGCAGCGCGTTGCAATCGCCCGTGCGGTGGTCAACAAACCGCGCCTGTTACTGCTCGATGAATCCCTCTCAGCGCTCGACTACAAACTGCGCAAGCAGATGCAGAACGAACTGAAAGCGCTGCAGCGCAAGCTCGGCATTACTTTTGTTTTCGTTACCCACGATCAGGAAGAAGCGCTGACGATGTCCGATCGTATCGTGGTGATGCGCGATGGTCGTATTGAGCAGGACGGCACGCCGCGCGAAATCTACGAAGAGCCGAAAAATCTGTTTGTCGCCAGCTTTATTGGCGAGATCAATATTTTTAACGCCACGGTGCTCGAACGTCTGGATGAGACGCGCGTGCGCGCAAGCGTCGAAGGCCGCGAATGTACGATTCATGTCAATTTCGCCGTTGAAAAAGGTCAGCGGCTCAATGTGCTGCTGCGCCCGGAAGATCTGCGCGTGGAGGAAGTTCATGATGTTGCCGAAGTGGCAGGTCTGATCGGCTACGTGCGCGAACGCAATTACAAAGGCATGACGCTGGAATCGATGGTCGAGCTGGAGAACGGCAAGATGGTGATGGTCAGCGAATTCTTCAACGAAGATGACCCTGATTTTGACCACTCGCTGGATCAAAAAATGGCCATTAATTGGGTGGAAAGCTGGGAGGTCGTACTGGCTGATGAAGAGGACAAGTAA
- the potB gene encoding spermidine/putrescine ABC transporter permease PotB — protein MKRTSKFQNAAIITIVGWLVLFVFLPNLMIIATSFLTRDDAHFVALVFTLDNYTRLFDPLYFDVLLHSLNMALIATLACLVLGYPFAWFLAKLPAKVRPLLLFLLIVPFWTNSLIRIYGLKIFLSTKGYLNAFLLWLGVIDTPIRIMFTPGAVIIGLVYILLPFMVMPLYSSIEKLDKPLLEAAKDLGASKLQTFTRIIIPLTMPGIIAGCLLVMLPAMGLFYVADLMGGAKNLLVGNVIKSQFLNIRDWPFGSATSITLTIVMGLMLLVYWRAARLLNKKIDDLNS, from the coding sequence ATGAAGAGGACAAGTAAATTCCAGAACGCGGCGATCATCACCATTGTCGGTTGGCTTGTACTGTTTGTCTTTCTGCCCAATCTGATGATCATCGCCACCAGCTTTTTAACCCGCGATGACGCCCATTTCGTCGCGCTGGTTTTTACGCTGGACAACTACACGCGCCTGTTCGATCCGCTCTATTTCGACGTGCTGCTGCACTCGTTAAATATGGCGTTGATCGCCACGCTCGCCTGCCTGGTGCTCGGCTATCCGTTTGCCTGGTTTCTGGCGAAGCTGCCTGCCAAAGTGCGCCCACTGCTGCTGTTCCTGCTGATCGTTCCCTTCTGGACCAACTCGCTGATTCGCATCTACGGGCTGAAGATTTTCCTCAGCACCAAAGGTTATCTGAATGCGTTCCTGCTGTGGCTCGGCGTTATCGATACACCAATACGCATTATGTTCACCCCTGGCGCAGTAATTATTGGTCTGGTCTATATTCTGTTGCCGTTTATGGTGATGCCGCTCTACTCCAGCATCGAAAAGCTCGATAAGCCCTTGCTGGAAGCGGCGAAAGATCTGGGAGCCAGTAAGCTGCAAACCTTTACACGCATTATCATTCCACTGACCATGCCGGGGATTATCGCCGGGTGTTTGCTGGTAATGCTGCCGGCAATGGGGTTGTTCTACGTCGCGGATCTGATGGGCGGCGCGAAAAATCTGCTGGTCGGCAACGTCATTAAGAGCCAGTTCCTTAATATCCGCGACTGGCCATTTGGTTCGGCAACCAGTATCACCCTGACAATCGTCATGGGGTTGATGCTGCTGGTTTACTGGCGCGCCGCACGCTTGCTGAATAAGAAGATTGATGACTTAAATAGTTAG
- a CDS encoding DNA polymerase V: protein MYNIALAVQIMPRSSDIIHAFYQTIQVELSGRLTVNTGEFVHQLAAVNFDWTRSEANDWIKSHTRNFRDITPHHGEDRLWFMFNPNGGEVSDYGLSFATTGLY, encoded by the coding sequence ATGTACAACATTGCTTTAGCGGTTCAGATCATGCCACGCAGCTCCGACATCATCCACGCGTTTTACCAGACCATTCAAGTCGAGCTTTCAGGCCGTCTAACGGTCAATACAGGCGAGTTCGTGCACCAACTCGCCGCCGTAAATTTTGACTGGACACGGTCCGAGGCCAACGACTGGATCAAGTCTCATACCCGTAATTTTCGCGACATTACCCCACATCACGGTGAAGACAGACTATGGTTTATGTTCAATCCGAATGGAGGGGAAGTATCTGATTATGGGCTTTCCTTCGCCACCACAGGACTATATTGA
- a CDS encoding acyltransferase family protein gives MNGKIMSIHYLRGIAALAVVLFHFRGYLNGVYSQKDLGLILFSSGAFGVDLFFMISGFIIALSTKNNTSKITFVIRRFFRIYPCFIIIFAIGALLIYRFDPSENLLRALFFLHRDYTNVAPGFGYNVLGPAWTLTYEIYFYTTFVIAMSISQKYRTLISSLLILAPMFVIQLHYNGHISLSGVASANVPVDNPAFALLRFMSSPILSEFVVGMVFYELFNKGKFTIDVNIAKFIFFVCCGFFITYYFSGHFLGFGLKRGGIISLALLLGFIIYDNNVGFKENKTLNFLGDISFSIYISHYMFINLLNFYKPGFYVHEIGLARLFMMLTITISAGTILHFYIEKPFISLGKKIEKNLRRRNIKNEYTT, from the coding sequence ATGAATGGCAAAATAATGTCTATACATTACCTGCGCGGTATAGCAGCACTGGCAGTTGTTTTGTTTCACTTTAGGGGATACTTAAATGGAGTTTATTCACAAAAAGATTTAGGATTAATACTGTTTAGCTCAGGTGCATTTGGCGTTGATTTATTTTTCATGATAAGTGGCTTTATAATCGCCCTTTCCACAAAGAACAATACATCTAAAATAACATTTGTCATAAGGAGATTTTTCAGAATATATCCTTGCTTTATTATTATCTTTGCCATTGGTGCATTGTTAATCTATAGATTCGATCCGTCCGAAAACCTTCTCAGAGCTTTATTCTTTCTTCACCGCGATTACACAAATGTAGCACCAGGATTTGGTTACAACGTTTTAGGTCCTGCATGGACACTTACGTACGAAATTTATTTCTATACAACATTTGTAATAGCAATGTCAATAAGTCAAAAATACAGAACCTTGATATCTTCATTACTAATTTTAGCTCCAATGTTTGTAATTCAGCTACATTATAATGGACATATTTCTTTATCAGGTGTCGCATCTGCAAATGTTCCGGTTGACAACCCTGCATTCGCACTACTGCGATTTATGTCATCACCAATACTCTCTGAATTTGTAGTTGGTATGGTATTCTATGAATTATTCAATAAAGGTAAATTCACTATTGACGTAAATATTGCAAAATTCATATTCTTCGTGTGTTGTGGTTTTTTTATAACATATTATTTCAGCGGTCACTTTTTGGGCTTTGGGTTGAAACGAGGAGGTATCATTTCCTTAGCATTGCTTCTTGGCTTTATTATTTATGACAACAATGTTGGTTTTAAAGAAAATAAAACACTGAATTTTTTAGGTGATATTTCATTTTCAATATACATATCGCATTATATGTTTATTAACTTACTAAATTTCTATAAACCTGGTTTTTATGTACACGAAATTGGCCTGGCAAGATTGTTTATGATGCTCACAATAACAATTTCAGCAGGAACAATATTACATTTTTATATTGAAAAACCATTCATTTCCTTAGGTAAAAAAATCGAAAAAAACCTTCGCAGAAGAAATATAAAAAATGAATATACTACATGA
- a CDS encoding tail fiber assembly protein, with translation MAISSQGHNQYVGRSLQVNGPVMRDTYTGQVWSHQEDHRVEIAYSTTDRSEFTINYIGAIKEGFSSISLASDYDRWDGTAWVTDTTAQHTSEVASDGLHTQQLVDAAMQCIRDIQLKLQAGRVLTDVEKTKLNNVLGYIDAVNAVDTSTAPDVNWPVRIASTIQHSMLLRYYDCSVALQYFIVRIMYHFRSPPLCCGASCSIFIFYISSAKVFFDFFT, from the coding sequence ATGGCGATCTCCTCACAGGGGCATAATCAGTATGTCGGAAGATCTCTGCAAGTGAATGGCCCGGTTATGCGGGATACTTACACAGGGCAGGTATGGTCACATCAGGAAGACCACCGTGTCGAAATCGCTTATTCGACCACCGATCGCAGTGAGTTCACCATCAATTATATCGGTGCGATTAAAGAGGGGTTTTCCAGTATTTCACTCGCTTCGGACTATGATCGCTGGGATGGCACAGCCTGGGTTACGGACACCACAGCCCAGCATACGTCAGAGGTTGCTTCTGATGGGCTGCACACGCAACAATTAGTTGACGCGGCAATGCAGTGTATCAGGGACATTCAGCTAAAATTGCAGGCTGGCAGAGTGCTGACAGATGTGGAAAAGACGAAACTGAATAATGTTCTGGGTTACATCGATGCGGTGAACGCTGTAGACACGTCCACCGCGCCGGATGTCAACTGGCCTGTTCGGATAGCGTCGACCATTCAACATTCGATGCTGTTAAGGTATTACGACTGCTCAGTCGCACTACAATATTTTATTGTCCGGATAATGTACCATTTTAGGTCGCCCCCGCTTTGTTGCGGGGCGTCATGTAGTATATTCATTTTTTATATTTCTTCTGCGAAGGTTTTTTTCGATTTTTTTACCTAA